The window CAATTAAAAACAATGATCCTGCAGCTTTTGATACTGTACGTAATAAATATTTAAAAGAATTATCAGATAAAACAAAAAGAAACACTATAATTTACGCTAGCCGGTGGACAAGTGGAGACATACCAGCAAACATAATATCTATTACTGATGAAGATTTACAAGCTTTTATGGAAGCAATCCACGGACTAAGTGGTGATAAATTAGATTTAATATTACACACTGGTGGCGGGTCTGCCGAAGCTACTGATGCTATTGTAACTTATTTAAGGCAGAAGTTTAATGAAATAAGAGTATTTATACCTCAAGCAGCAATGTCTGCCGGGACGATGTTCGCTTTGTCAGCAGATGAAATAGTAATGGGAAAGCATTCCTTTATTGGACCAATCGATCCTCAATTTATTTTAAATACTGGTGTAGGAGTTCAAGCGGTACCAGCACAAGCAATAATTGAACAATTCAAAAAAGCACAAAAAGATTGTGCGGACAATCCCAAGAATTTAAATTCTTGGCTGCCAATGTTAAGCCAATACGGACCGGCATTACTCGTTCAGTGTCAAAATCAAATTGATTTTGGCATGGACTTAGTAAAAAACTGGCTGGGCAATTATATGTTTAAAGGAGATGATGGAAATAAAGCAGCAAAAATTGCTGAGTTTTTATCAAATCACGATAATTTTAAAACTCACGGAAAACATATTAACATTGAAAAAGCTAAAGAAATAGGTTTGAAGATAATGGATTTAGAAAATGATCAAGATTTACAAGAAAAAGTTCTTTCTGTTTTTCACGCCACTATGCATACACTAAATACTACTGCGGTTAAGGTGGTATGCAATCAAAATGGTAATGCCTTTATCAAGCAATTTCAGGTGCAGGTACAAAGAAGATAAAATTTTTATTTAAACAACTCACACACTCCTCGCCTTCTTCAACCGGTTCTGCACCAGGTCGCATACTGCCCAGTAAACTTCTTTCCGCTCTGCTTCTGTTAAACCGATTGCATCTCCGCCAGAGGCGGATGCACCTTTGGTGCAAAACACAACTTCATCCAACGCTTCTTGTCCTGAGCGAAGGCGAAGGATGCGGTCGGGCAAAGGATTGGGCTGCTGGGAAATTGTCTGAACCAAGATTTACTTGATTAGAAGATTACCACGATTGATATAATCCCGGTAATCCTATTAATCGTGGTACTTTTTATTATGAAGCCCCTTGAAATGTAAACTTTTACTTCCAAAGTTTATCAATAAACCAACTTCCATCTCGATCTCTAAGGCACGCTGATAAATAACTTCTTAAAAACCATTTCCCAACGTCGAATGCACCTTCATTGCACAGCCGATAATTTTCTCTGTTATATCTTCGTATTTCATTGCTTTCTCCTTTGCCTGAACCATGATTCACTTGATTATGGGATTACCTTGATAAAATATAATCACGGTTCAGACTGATTTCGCTTTTCTCAACCTATTCTGCACAAGCTCGCACACCGCCCAGTACACTTCTTTTCGTTCAGCTTCGGTGAGACCGAGCGCATCGAAGACAACATCATCCAACGCTTTGCGGTCGGGCAAGGGATTGGGCTGCTGAGAACGGATTTCTTTATCACCTTTTAATCCGCATTCTTCATAAAAAGTTTTGACTGGACGATTCTTTATTTGATCAAAAGCTTTCAGAAAATTTTTTTGATTGGCGATTCCTGTTTTATCTAATAGTAAAAACTTTGGGATCTCTGGACCGTATGTTGTCAACAGACCATCTCCCAAATTT of the Bacteroidota bacterium genome contains:
- a CDS encoding serine protease, with translation MPTWGQILAEIQTAIKNNDPAAFDTVRNKYLKELSDKTKRNTIIYASRWTSGDIPANIISITDEDLQAFMEAIHGLSGDKLDLILHTGGGSAEATDAIVTYLRQKFNEIRVFIPQAAMSAGTMFALSADEIVMGKHSFIGPIDPQFILNTGVGVQAVPAQAIIEQFKKAQKDCADNPKNLNSWLPMLSQYGPALLVQCQNQIDFGMDLVKNWLGNYMFKGDDGNKAAKIAEFLSNHDNFKTHGKHINIEKAKEIGLKIMDLENDQDLQEKVLSVFHATMHTLNTTAVKVVCNQNGNAFIKQFQVQVQRR